A DNA window from Setaria viridis chromosome 2, Setaria_viridis_v4.0, whole genome shotgun sequence contains the following coding sequences:
- the LOC117845218 gene encoding cysteine-rich receptor-like protein kinase 10, giving the protein MPRVPVVDLAALALVMVIPYAAAQPWAVCDGQSGNYSAGSTYADNLLRLVSVLRANASTSPALFATGSTTANAAAAVYGLMLCRGDLSSSDCLDCGTRAWQDVQSVCNRTRDAALVYNQCYVRVAGTDFLASADNTGQNYLISGQSISRGVDVSAYDAAVTRLLNATARYAMGQSPKLFATGQLVGLDPKVPNIWSMAQCASDLSPELCRRCLDDLVARWWKVFPLNGTGARIAGSRCNLRFELGRPFYTGSPMVKLQMNGEAAAPAPSTDVVPATAGGKNNSAGKLLGIILPIVFVAVVAAITLYIWNVSKKRRSLGTKLPHRTHTVEDLESIKSTLLSLSSLQVATNYFDESSKLGEGGFGAVYKGDLSGQEVAVKRLSKGSNQGLEELRNELVLVAKLHHKNLVRLEGFCLEEGERLLVYEYMANKSLDTILFDPEEKRRLDWRKRFNIIEGIARGLQYLHEDSQKKIVHRDMKASNVLLDADMNPKIGDFGLARLFEQDQTRDVTNRIVGTFGYMSPEYVMRGQYSTKSDVFSFGILVIEIITGQRNTGHYFHEQNEDIISIVWRHWSEGTIAEMIDDSLGRNYSETEVLKCVNIGLLCLQQNPVDRPTMSDVMVMLNGDATSSLPPAARPTFFLDPSSGTSGYSYASGTVSYPSAS; this is encoded by the exons ATGCCGCGCGTTCCTGTAGTCGACCTAGCGGCGCTCGCGCTGGTGATGGTCATCCCCTACGCCGCAGCGCAACCATGGGCGGTCTGCGACGGCCAGAGCGGCAACTACTCGGCGGGCAGCACCTACGCCGAcaacctcctccgcctcgtctccgTGCTCCGCGCCaacgcctccacctcgcccgccctCTTCGCGACCGGCTCCACcaccgccaacgccgccgccgccgtgtacgGCCTCATGCTCTGCCGCGGCGACCTCAGCTCGTCCGACTGCTTAGACTGCGGCACCCGCGCCTGGCAGGACGTGCAGAGTGTCTGCAACCGCACCCGCGACGCCGCGCTCGTCTACAACCAGTGCTACGTCCGCGTCGCCGGCACCGacttcctcgcctccgccgacAACACCGGCCAGAATTACCTCATCAGCGGCCAGAGCATCAGCCGCGGCGTCGACGTCTCCGCCTACGACGCCGCGGTCACGCGCCTGCTCAACGCGACGGCGCGGTACGCTATGGGGCAGTCGCCGAAGCTCTTCGCGACGGGGCAGCTGGTGGGGCTGGACCCGAAGGTCCCCAACATCTGGTCCATGGCGCAGTGCGCGTCAGACCTGTCGCCGGAGCTGTGCCGGAGGTGCCTGGACGACCTGGTGGCACGCTGGTGGAAGGTGTTCCCGCTCAACGGGACTGGCGCCAGGATCGCCGGGTCGCGGTGCAACCTGAGGTTCGAGCTGGGACGTCCGTTCTACACTGGCAGCCCGATGGTGAAGCTGCAGATGAACGGCGAGGCGGCCGCTCCAGCGCCGTCAACGGATGTTGTGCCGGCCACTGCTGGAG GTAAAAACAATTCAGCTGGCAAACTTCTTGGAATTATATTGCCAATAGTGTTTGTCGCTGTAGTAGCTGCGATAACCCTTTATATCTGGAATGTGAGTAAGAAGAGAAGGTCCCTAGGAACAAAGCTTCCCCACCGAA CACATACAGTTGAGGACTTAGAGAGCATCAAGTCAACATTGTTATCTCTGTCATCACTGCAAGTAGCAACAAATTACTTTGATGAAAGCAGCAAACTTGGCGAAGGGGGATTTGGTGCAGTTTATAAG GGAGATCTTTCTGGACAAGAAGTAGCCGTGAAGAGGCTGTCAAAGGGTTCAAATCAGGGGCTAGAAGAACTAAGAAATGAGCTAGTTTTGGTGGCCAAACTTCATCACAAGAATCTCGTCCGATTGGAGGGTTTCTGCTtagaagagggagagagattgCTCGTCTACGAGTACATGGCAAACAAAAGCCTTGACACCATTCTTTTTG ACCCTGAAGAAAAAAGACGGCTCGATTGGAGGAAACGATTCAACATAATAGAAGGAATTGCTCGAGGACTACAGTATCTTCATGAAGACTCTCAGAAGAAAATTGTCCACCGTGACATGAAAGCAAGCAATGTCTTGCTGGATGCGGACATGAACCCTAAGATTGGTGACTTCGGCCTAGCCAGGCTCTTCGAGCAAGACCAGACACGAGATGTGACGAACCGCATCGTCGGGACATT TGGCTACATGTCTCCTGAGTACGTGATGCGTGGACAGTACTCCACGAAATCGGATGTGTTCAGTTTCGGTATCCTTGTTATAGAGATCATAACGGGGCAGAGAAACACCGGACATTACTTCCATGAGCAAAACGAAGACATTATAAGCATC GTATGGAGGCATTGGTCTGAGGGAACAATTGCAGAGATGATAGATGATTCCCTAGGGAGGAACTACTCAGAGACTGAGGTGCTAAAATGCGTCAATATTGGTCTGTTGTGCCTTCAGCAGAATCCCGTGGACCGGCCTACGATGTCGGATGTCATGGTGATGCTCAACGGTGATGCTACCAGTTCACTGCCTCCTGCTGCGagaccaacatttttcttggaTCCAAGCTCAGGTACCTCAGGTTACTCTTATGCTTCCGGTACCGTTTCATATCCTTCCGCCAGCTAA
- the LOC117845898 gene encoding blue copper protein 1a, with protein sequence MFYSSSYIYTPTLLWQYGVYRIFRPPIAVRKGISRPEAVTLFAPRLADMKKASSGALLAAVAFAALAATAVATNYTVGGSDLWDTYIDYDKWTTDKTFVVGDTIEFKYMPYHNVLEVTEEDYAACNPGSPISTHSGGDTAFELTAAGTRYFICGIPRHCLNGTMHVKITTVPYGAAQAPLNAPPADAFAPGPAAGNSLVGAPSGAPRYQQPAAAVAGLAIAAFVALVA encoded by the exons ATGTTCTATAGCTCCTCTTATATATACACTCCTACCTTGCTGTGGCAATACGGAGTATATCGCATATTCAGACCTCCGATCGCAGTGCGAAAAGGTATATCGCGACCTGAAGCAGTGACGTTATTCGCTCCACGACTTGCGGACATGAAGAAGGCCAGCTCCGGAGCTCTGCTCGCCGCCGTGGCGTTCGCGGCGTTggccgcgacggcggtggcgacgaaCTACACGGTGGGTGGCTCCGACCTGTGGGACACCTACATCGACTACGACAAGTGGACCACCGACAAGACGTTCGTGGTCGGCGACACCATAG AGTTCAAGTACATGCCGTACCACAACGTGCTGGAGGTGACGGAGGAGGACTACGCCGCATGCAACCCGGGGAGCCCCATCTCCACCCACTCCGGCGGCGACACCGCCTTCGAGCTCACCGCCGCGGGGACCCGCTACTTCATCTGCGGCATCCCGCGCCACTGCCTCAACGGCACCATGCACGTCAAGATCACCACCGTGCCCTACGGCGCCGCGCAGGCTCCGCTCAACGCGCCCCCGGCCGACGCCTTCGCgccggggccggccgccgggAATTCTCTGGTGGGCGCGCCGAGCGGCGCGCCGCGGTATCAGcagcccgcggcggcggtggccggcctgGCGATTGCTGCTTTCGTCGCCTTGGTCGCCTAA
- the LOC117845338 gene encoding transcription factor ILR3 isoform X2: MASPEGTTWVFDCPLMDDLAVAADFAAAPAGGFFWSAAPPMQPLAVQAPMQAVAAAPAPNPCVEISGSVDCDQGKEQPTNKRPRSESTAQPSTKACREKIRRDKLNERFLELGAILEPGKTPKMDKSAILNDAIRAVGELRSEAQKLKDSNESLQEKIKELKAEKNELRDEKQRLKAEKESLEQQIKFLNSRPSLVPHPPVIPASAFNTPKGPPAAGHKLMMPVIGYPGFPMWQFMPPSDVDTSNDPKSCPPVA, encoded by the exons ATGGCCTCCCCGGAGGGTACCACGTGGGTCTTCGACTGCCCCCTCATGGacgacctcgccgtcgccgccgacttcgccgccgctcccgcgggGGGATTCTTCTGGTCGGCCGCGCCACCGATGCAGCCGCTGGCGGTGCAGGCGCCGATgcaggccgtcgccgccgcgccagctCCCAACCCCTG TGTGGAAATCAGTGGCTCTGTGGACTGTGATCAGGGAAAAGAACAGCCAACAAATAAGCG TCCTAGGTCAGAAAGTACTGCACAACCAAGCACAAAAGCATGCAGGGAGAAAATTAGAAGGGACAAGCTGAATGAGAG ATTCCTTGAATTGGGTGCTATCTTGGAGCCAGGGAAGACTCCTAAAATGGACAAATCAGCTATATTGAATGATGCTATTCGTGCGGTAGGAGAATTGCGTAGCGAAGCACAAAAGCTGAAGGATTCAAATGAGAGTCTTCAAGAGAAGATCAAAGAGTTGAAG GCTGAGAAGAATGAGCTGCGGGATGAGAAGCAAAGGCTGAAGGCTGAGAAAGAGAGCCTGGAGCAGCAGATCAAGTTCCTGAACTCCCGCCCAAGCCTGGTACCACACCCTCCTGTGATCCCAGCCTCTGCCTTCAACACTCCCAAAGGGCCGCCGGCTGCCGGTCACAAGCTGATGATGCCTGTGATCGGCTACCCTGGGTTCCCGATGTGGCAGTTCATGCCACCTTCTGATGTGGACACCTCGAATGACCCTAAGTCTTGCCCTCCTGTCGCATAA
- the LOC117845338 gene encoding transcription factor ILR3 isoform X1 yields the protein MASPEGTTWVFDCPLMDDLAVAADFAAAPAGGFFWSAAPPMQPLAVQAPMQAVAAAPAPNPCSVEISGSVDCDQGKEQPTNKRPRSESTAQPSTKACREKIRRDKLNERFLELGAILEPGKTPKMDKSAILNDAIRAVGELRSEAQKLKDSNESLQEKIKELKAEKNELRDEKQRLKAEKESLEQQIKFLNSRPSLVPHPPVIPASAFNTPKGPPAAGHKLMMPVIGYPGFPMWQFMPPSDVDTSNDPKSCPPVA from the exons ATGGCCTCCCCGGAGGGTACCACGTGGGTCTTCGACTGCCCCCTCATGGacgacctcgccgtcgccgccgacttcgccgccgctcccgcgggGGGATTCTTCTGGTCGGCCGCGCCACCGATGCAGCCGCTGGCGGTGCAGGCGCCGATgcaggccgtcgccgccgcgccagctCCCAACCCCTG CAGTGTGGAAATCAGTGGCTCTGTGGACTGTGATCAGGGAAAAGAACAGCCAACAAATAAGCG TCCTAGGTCAGAAAGTACTGCACAACCAAGCACAAAAGCATGCAGGGAGAAAATTAGAAGGGACAAGCTGAATGAGAG ATTCCTTGAATTGGGTGCTATCTTGGAGCCAGGGAAGACTCCTAAAATGGACAAATCAGCTATATTGAATGATGCTATTCGTGCGGTAGGAGAATTGCGTAGCGAAGCACAAAAGCTGAAGGATTCAAATGAGAGTCTTCAAGAGAAGATCAAAGAGTTGAAG GCTGAGAAGAATGAGCTGCGGGATGAGAAGCAAAGGCTGAAGGCTGAGAAAGAGAGCCTGGAGCAGCAGATCAAGTTCCTGAACTCCCGCCCAAGCCTGGTACCACACCCTCCTGTGATCCCAGCCTCTGCCTTCAACACTCCCAAAGGGCCGCCGGCTGCCGGTCACAAGCTGATGATGCCTGTGATCGGCTACCCTGGGTTCCCGATGTGGCAGTTCATGCCACCTTCTGATGTGGACACCTCGAATGACCCTAAGTCTTGCCCTCCTGTCGCATAA